From Echinicola soli, a single genomic window includes:
- a CDS encoding pectinesterase family protein, producing MKTFFKPYRLVLLWMVLVSCSSSEEAEPDEMEEKEEISIDFMVDQNGEGDFTTVQAAIDAARPNLFANQFIYIKNGIYKEEIVVPKGKNNLVLVGESKEEVILTFDNAADKVNEETGEKYGTSGSSSTFVHGEGFVAINITFENSAGTENGPALALYVNSDKSIFYNCRFLGRQDTFYGNRKRIFLKNCYIEGTVDFIFGPATAVFENCKIHSYGGTSITAASTEEYVDFGFVFRDCELTAEEGISTDLGRPWRPHAAVAYINCKMGDLIKPSGWNNWGNTDNELTARFVEYGNTGAGAVTSKRVDWAVQLSESEAEAYNPLNVLKTTYAENQVTDNWDPYEFLETISELIK from the coding sequence ATGAAGACGTTTTTTAAACCTTATAGATTGGTTCTTTTATGGATGGTATTGGTGAGCTGTTCCAGTTCGGAAGAGGCAGAACCGGATGAAATGGAAGAGAAAGAAGAGATCAGCATTGACTTTATGGTGGATCAAAATGGAGAAGGGGATTTTACCACCGTCCAAGCCGCTATCGATGCAGCGAGGCCCAACTTATTTGCAAATCAGTTTATATACATTAAAAATGGGATTTACAAAGAAGAGATAGTCGTTCCGAAGGGTAAAAATAACCTGGTACTCGTGGGAGAAAGTAAAGAAGAAGTTATCCTGACTTTTGATAATGCAGCCGATAAAGTCAATGAAGAAACCGGAGAGAAGTACGGAACCAGCGGTTCTAGTAGTACTTTTGTTCACGGCGAAGGTTTTGTGGCAATTAATATTACATTCGAGAACAGCGCCGGGACAGAAAACGGTCCGGCATTGGCGCTGTATGTAAATAGTGATAAGTCCATATTTTATAATTGTAGGTTTTTGGGCAGACAGGATACTTTTTATGGTAACCGGAAGCGAATATTTCTTAAAAACTGCTACATTGAAGGCACGGTAGATTTTATATTTGGACCTGCTACAGCGGTGTTTGAAAATTGTAAAATCCACTCTTATGGTGGGACTTCCATAACAGCTGCCTCTACCGAGGAGTATGTTGATTTTGGGTTTGTCTTTCGGGATTGTGAGCTTACGGCTGAGGAAGGAATTTCTACGGATCTTGGCAGGCCTTGGAGACCCCATGCTGCAGTGGCCTACATCAACTGCAAAATGGGGGATCTTATCAAACCATCAGGATGGAACAATTGGGGGAATACAGACAATGAGCTTACTGCGCGATTTGTCGAATACGGTAATACCGGAGCAGGTGCCGTCACCTCCAAAAGGGTCGATTGGGCTGTTCAGTTGAGTGAAAGTGAAGCCGAAGCCTATAATCCCCTCAATGTCCTTAAAACTACCTATGCGGAAAATCAAGTGACGGATAACTGGGATCCTTATGAATTTTTGGAAACCATATCTGAGTTAATTAAATAG
- a CDS encoding VOC family protein — protein MKFEHFAINVAQPRAMSDWYEKHVGLSVVSKQASSPYMTFLADDSDTIMLEIYNNPNAPVLDFKNQHPLVLHLALVSEDPADDRDRLVAAGAEVISDDILDDGSHLVMLKDPWGLALQLCKRAKPMLK, from the coding sequence ATGAAATTTGAGCATTTTGCGATCAATGTAGCCCAGCCACGAGCGATGTCTGATTGGTATGAAAAACATGTGGGACTCAGTGTTGTCAGTAAACAAGCCTCCAGTCCCTACATGACATTTTTGGCCGATGACAGTGATACCATTATGTTGGAGATTTATAATAATCCCAATGCTCCCGTGCTGGACTTTAAAAACCAACATCCCTTGGTCCTTCATTTAGCCTTGGTTTCTGAAGATCCTGCCGATGACCGTGATAGGTTAGTGGCGGCAGGAGCAGAGGTGATCAGTGATGATATCTTGGATGATGGCTCTCATTTGGTCATGTTAAAGGATCCCTGGGGTTTGGCACTTCAGCTCTGTAAGCGAGCCAAACCGATGCTAAAATAA